The Nerophis ophidion isolate RoL-2023_Sa linkage group LG09, RoL_Noph_v1.0, whole genome shotgun sequence genome contains a region encoding:
- the itprip gene encoding inositol 1,4,5-trisphosphate receptor-interacting protein, translating to MQGAIARVCVVVAAAILNHPLLFPQENATSAVEQDAELMARMREHEERLARERAKMEEALSQPEDGAWEEAYSWYVWSAVSFAVFLAVEMCRADSADPYGGGVDDELPESGCVDATSMVLDKDVLANFCDKCTYGHAHDTGRAREFAEGLVDDLLESLRSVCDREADMEVEDFVGVGSMFESWQMCKPPVCDFLVPFSPPDPLAFRVSLWCEPSSDAPPDRRGCGTIQVSPEGGCLCGSANMGEDMLCLLHGNQLHAYVDPGGSSLLAKGGVMTWFQVALTKAWGRISHKYDFEVTFRSLDAAGALKIRFPSGKAMMVNIIPAVQLADTDAYLVSHFPSDCGGLPDPFWPLSLAVYERNLLKHLARRLPPPSCHLHCLEVVTFLHRKQTALTGGNALLDYHWKTVVLHLLLLHPAPAWAAHRTECRLRDVLGFMHRSLREKRLHHVLIGNRRVPGELRLPETIRRAEPVNLFRSLVLRRDQYAKTVRHLQEMMRNAAMLLQEYTPLLSNGGFHY from the coding sequence ATGCAGGGGGCCATCGCACGTGTGTGCGTGGTCGTCGCCGCCGCCATCTTGAACCACCCCTTGCTGTTTCCCCAAGAGAACGCCACCTCCGCGGTGGAGCAGGACGCGGAGCTGATGGCGCGCATGCGGGAGCACGAGGAGAGGCTGGCGAGGGAACGGGCCAAGATGGAGGAGGCTCTCTCGCAGCCGGAGGACGGCGCCTGGGAGGAGGCGTACAGCTGGTACGTATGGAGCGCCGTGTCCTTCGCCGTCTTCCTCGCCGTCGAGATGTGCAGGGCGGACTCGGCCGACCCGTACGGCGGGGGTGTGGACGACGAGCTGCCTGAGAGTGGATGCGTGGACGCCACCTCCATGGTGCTCGATAAAGACGTCCTCGCCAACTTCTGTGACAAATGCACGTACGGCCACGCCCACGACACCGGCCGGGCCAGGGAGTTTGCGGAGGGTTTGGTGGACGACCTCCTGGAGTCTCTGAGGAGCGTCTGCGACCGGGAGGCCGACATGGAAGTGGAGGACTTTGTCGGGGTGGGGAGCATGTTCGAGTCCTGGCAGATGTGCAAGCCCCCGGTGTGCGACTTCCTCGTGCCCTTCTCGCCCCCCGACCCGCTGGCCTTCCGGGTCAGCTTGTGGTGCGAGCCGTCCAGCGACGCGCCGCCCGACCGGCGGGGGTGCGGCACCATCCAGGTGAGCCCCGAGGGCGGGTGCCTGTGCGGTTCCGCCAACATGGGCGAGGACATGCTGTGTCTGCTGCACGGCAACCAGCTGCACGCCTACGTGGACCCCGGAGGAAGCTCTCTCCTGGCCAAAGGTGGAGTCATGACCTGGTTCCAGGTGGCCCTCACCAAAGCCTGGGGGCGCATCTCCCACAAATACGACTTTGAGGTCACCTTCCGCAGCCTGGACGCGGCGGGCGCCTTGAAGATCCGTTTCCCTTCCGGAAAAGCCATGATGGTGAACATCATCCCCGCGGTCCAGCTGGCGGACACCGACGCCTACTTGGTCTCGCACTTCCCGTCGGACTGCGGCGGACTTCCAGACCCGTTCTGGCCTCTCTCGCTGGCCGTCTACGAGaggaacctcctcaaacacctggCCAGGCGCCTCCCGCCGCCCTCCTGCCACCTGCACTGCCTGGAGGTGGTCACCTTCCTGCACAGGAAGCAGACGGCGCTGACGGGCGGGAACGCCTTGCTGGACTACCACTGGAAGACGGTGGTGTTGCACCTGCTGCTGCTCCACCCGGCGCCCGCCTGGGCCGCCCACAGGACGGAGTGCAGACTGAGGGACGTGCTGGGCTTCATGCACAGGAGCCTCCGGGAGAAGAGACTCCATCACGTCCTGATCGGGAACCGCAGAGTTCCGGGAGAGCTGCGGCTCCCGGAGACGATCCGCAGAGCGGAGCCTGTCAACCTGTTCCGGAGTTTGGTGCTGAGGAGGGACCAGTACGCCAAAACGGTGCGCCACCTCCAGGAGATGATGAGGAATGCCGCCATGTTGTTACAGGAGTACACGCCGCTCTTGTCTAATGGCGGCTTTCATTACTAG